AAACAAAACTTGATCCTACTGTAGAAGGTGTATTCCACGAATTAAAGAGGTTCTATTTGGAAAACAAAGAACTGATGATGGAAGTTCTCAAGCAGTTTTCGAAAGAGGAACTATCGAAGTTGTATCTCATATCGGATACTGATTTTGCAAAATATGTGAGTGCAGTGAATATTTGGAAAGCGGATAAGAAGAAGTCTGCTGAGCTGTTAGAAAGTATTATGAATAAGGATGAGTTTCCGTTCCTCGAGCACAGATATGCGAAGTTATTTGAGGATTCGAGTGACCAAACTGATTTGGCAAAAGCATACGAATATCACTTAAAGGCTTTGAAGAAAAATGCTGCGCTGGGCGATATTGCGTTAGGAATTTTTAAGTTCGATAACTTCTATCCAGCCGAGAATTTCGGGAACAAAAGCGACGAAATAGTGTGGGTGGGAAATATATCTGAGAAACACTCTGGACTTGGTGTTATATCACCGCTGAGGGTTTGGAGAAAGACGGAAGAGTACTACTACGTTCAGCCGTTCCACATAGATGAGGCGATAAGTGTATATAAAGAACGTTCGAAGAACTACAATTTACCTGTTTTGGAAATCAAGAAAGAGGATATTTTAAAAGTTCTGAGCGATGTTAGCTTTAGCGATACAAAGCTTTTGGAAAATGATGAGAGATATCGTAATTTACTGAGAAGTGTTGCGGTAGAGCTTGAAATTAATCAGGTTGAGGATTCAAGGAATGTTGTTAGTTTTGAATTTGTAAACATCTCTCAGGATTTCTCAAGTCTTGTGAAGAATTTTGAAAGTGGAGTGTTGTTCTATTTTGTTCCAGAATTTGGTAATCATGATGACTTGGTTTGGCACTATCCTATTTTCAGATTCATCAGAACGAAGAAGCAAATCGAAAGTGAGTTAAAGAGGCTTGGTGTGAAGACGGTAAAACACTACATGTTGACAGGACCATTGAGGGCAGTGATATACGAAAAATAATAGGATTATTTTACTTTCCATGGAGGTGAGGTTATGCGTATTAACCACAACTTGTCGGCACTTAACGCATGGAGGCAGATAACACTCACGGACTCAGACATGAAAAAGGTGCTCGAAAGACTTTCGTCCGGTTTGAAGATCAACAGGGCAAGCGATGATGCGGCTGGTTTGGCGATCAGTGAAAAGATGAGAGGCCAGATCAAGGGTCTCGAGATGGCGGTAAAGAACGCACAAGACGCGATTTCACTCATCCAAACAGCGGAAGGAGCACTCAACGAAGTTCACTCTATCCTCCAACGTATGAGGGAACTCGCAGTTCAGGCGGCAAGCGATACAAACACGGATGTCGATAGGTCGAGTATACAAGCCGAACTTGATCAACTCCGTGAGGAAATTGACAGGATCGCTCGTTCAACTGAGTTCAACACCAAAAAGCTTTTGAACGGTAACCTTGAGAGCTTTAGATTTACGCCCGATGCAAAAGTTGTTTCCCAAGGAAACATTGACCTTAACGTGACTGCGGTCAGTTCTGCAGCAAGTGTAGTTGAGGGAACATTTGTTGTTGAAGTGGGACAGTTCAAAGGAAACGTAACCAGTGCTTTGGATGTTAGGGTTGTGCTTGTTCAATCAACGGGAGTAACTACTGTTGTAATCGACTACTCACAAGC
The DNA window shown above is from Fervidobacterium changbaicum and carries:
- a CDS encoding flagellin gives rise to the protein MRINHNLSALNAWRQITLTDSDMKKVLERLSSGLKINRASDDAAGLAISEKMRGQIKGLEMAVKNAQDAISLIQTAEGALNEVHSILQRMRELAVQAASDTNTDVDRSSIQAELDQLREEIDRIARSTEFNTKKLLNGNLESFRFTPDAKVVSQGNIDLNVTAVSSAASVVEGTFVVEVGQFKGNVTSALDVRVVLVQSTGVTTVVIDYSQASVVVGGVKISWNTSRFDIKQFGGGLPLEEVIDTGVARVEKINTTGNQLVFQIGANEGANMVAGIDAMNAKDLGLLTSTLKVTTQNDAERTISVIDAAIHKVSSVRSQLGAIQNRLEHTIANLGVAAENLTAAESRIRDADMAKEMMQFTKAQILMQSGMSMLAQANTLPQNVLQLMRG